One window of the Capnocytophaga haemolytica genome contains the following:
- a CDS encoding DoxX family protein, translating to MTTLYMLGALQILFVVLFWIPRTAILGFLLMACYMAGAMAVHLASKEPLALQTGIEVAIWIAGFLRLPELSARLCGKHVC from the coding sequence ATGACAACCCTTTATATGCTGGGAGCTTTGCAGATCCTCTTCGTAGTACTCTTTTGGATACCGCGGACAGCTATCTTAGGCTTCCTCTTGATGGCGTGCTATATGGCAGGCGCGATGGCAGTGCATCTGGCAAGCAAAGAGCCATTGGCGTTGCAGACGGGCATCGAAGTAGCCATCTGGATAGCGGGATTCTTGCGATTGCCAGAACTCAGCGCACGACTTTGCGGAAAACACGTTTGCTAA
- the dnaN gene encoding DNA polymerase III subunit beta: MKFIVSSSALLKKLQILGGVINSNNTMPILDNFLFELSANTLTLSASDLETTVRGSLEVESDSEGSIAVSAKLLTDILKTFSEQPLTFLVKDNNSIEISSTTGKYSLAYLDGEEFPRPVELPEAHKVSIMGDILATAVQKTIFATGSDDLRPTMSGVFFEFGQEGLTFVGTDAHKLVKYERRDIKASENSEFIVPKKPLNILKGILAGSESEVVIEYNESNAKFSFDEMEFICRLIDGKYPNYDAVIPKENPNKLILNRSQFYNSINRLSLFSSKTTHQVRLKIAGSSLVISAEDVDYSNKGEERFTCNYQGDDMEIGFNSKFLKEMISNLSSDEIMLEMSFPNRAGIITPNDGLDEGEKVLMLAMPIMLNS, encoded by the coding sequence ATGAAGTTTATTGTATCAAGTTCAGCCTTATTAAAGAAATTACAGATATTAGGAGGCGTTATCAACAGTAACAACACGATGCCAATCCTTGATAATTTCCTATTCGAGTTATCGGCAAACACATTGACGCTTTCAGCATCGGATTTAGAAACTACAGTAAGGGGTTCGTTGGAGGTAGAGTCTGATTCAGAGGGTAGTATTGCAGTTTCAGCAAAGCTATTGACGGATATTTTGAAGACTTTCTCAGAGCAGCCGCTCACCTTTTTAGTAAAGGACAATAATAGTATCGAAATTAGTTCTACTACGGGTAAATACTCGCTTGCTTACTTAGATGGTGAGGAGTTCCCGCGCCCTGTGGAGCTTCCTGAAGCACATAAAGTGAGCATAATGGGTGATATATTGGCTACAGCTGTTCAAAAAACGATTTTTGCGACAGGTAGTGATGATCTACGCCCCACTATGAGTGGTGTTTTCTTCGAATTTGGTCAGGAGGGACTGACTTTTGTAGGTACTGATGCTCATAAATTGGTGAAATATGAACGTAGAGATATCAAAGCCAGCGAAAATTCAGAGTTTATTGTTCCTAAAAAGCCTCTGAACATCCTCAAAGGGATATTGGCAGGCAGCGAGAGCGAAGTTGTAATCGAATACAACGAAAGTAATGCTAAATTTTCATTTGATGAAATGGAATTTATCTGTCGCCTAATTGATGGGAAGTATCCGAATTACGATGCGGTGATTCCAAAAGAGAATCCGAACAAACTAATACTGAATCGTTCGCAATTTTATAACTCTATCAACCGTCTATCACTCTTTTCGAGCAAAACCACACACCAAGTACGCTTAAAGATAGCGGGGTCGAGCTTAGTAATTTCAGCCGAGGACGTTGATTATAGTAATAAAGGTGAAGAGCGATTCACTTGCAACTATCAGGGAGACGATATGGAGATCGGTTTTAACTCCAAATTCCTTAAAGAGATGATCAGCAACCTTAGTTCTGACGAAATTATGCTTGAAATGTCCTTCCCGAACCGTGCAGGTATCATCACTCCAAACGACGGACTGGATGAAGGCGAAAAAGTATTGATGTTAGCGATGCCGATTATGCTCAACAGCTAA
- a CDS encoding ABC transporter ATP-binding protein, whose translation MKLKKFIPFILPYKRYAGLNIFFNILYSLFSALSFVALIPMLDVLFGKAERLTTAPVYSGSVFDLGTYGKAYLNYKVTAYAGESGSMALGLVIALVLSLFLMKNLFSYLASFFITYLRNGVLRDLRNALYNKIVRMPLAFFSEQRKGDIMSRMVGDVNEVQYSLLSGLETFIREPLTIIFSILVMLGISWQLTLFTFIFIPIAAVVISKIGKSLKKHSTKVQQEQGKFLSLIEETVGGLRVVKAFNAEGIFAKKFNESSNLFSRMSNGLMNRQNLASPTSEFLGILMIAVLLWFGGMLVLDSKTLDGTQFIAFMGLAYNILTPAKAISKASYDMRKGNASAERILEILEYDNPIKEKADAVAISDFKELISLRHITFRYDKQDVLTDFSLDIPKGKTVALVGQSGSGKSTIANLLTRFYDVNEGAVLIDGVDIRDMKTSSLRALIGVVSQDSILFNDTVRNNLLIGNPQASAEEITEAAKVANALEFIENLPRGFEANIGDGGSKLSGGQKQRLSIARAVLKNPPIMILDEATSALDTESERLVQDALEKMMKNRTSIVIAHRLSTIQNADLIVVMQKGKIVEQGTHIELLQRGGMYKKLVEMQSFES comes from the coding sequence ATGAAGTTAAAGAAGTTTATTCCTTTTATATTGCCTTACAAAAGGTACGCAGGCTTGAATATTTTTTTTAATATTCTCTACTCACTTTTTAGTGCCCTATCATTTGTGGCGCTGATCCCGATGTTGGATGTTCTCTTTGGCAAAGCTGAGCGGCTAACCACTGCGCCGGTGTATTCTGGCAGTGTGTTTGACTTAGGCACTTATGGCAAGGCGTACTTGAACTATAAAGTAACGGCGTATGCGGGCGAAAGCGGTTCAATGGCGCTGGGCTTGGTCATTGCATTGGTATTGTCGCTGTTTTTGATGAAGAATTTGTTCAGTTATCTGGCGTCTTTTTTCATTACATATCTTAGAAATGGTGTTCTGAGGGATTTGCGCAATGCGCTCTACAACAAGATTGTGCGTATGCCACTTGCCTTTTTCTCTGAACAGCGAAAGGGCGACATAATGTCGCGTATGGTGGGCGATGTCAATGAGGTGCAATACTCATTGCTATCGGGTTTGGAGACTTTCATACGCGAGCCACTGACGATTATTTTCTCTATTTTGGTGATGCTGGGCATCAGTTGGCAATTGACGTTATTTACCTTTATTTTTATTCCGATTGCGGCAGTTGTCATCTCTAAGATTGGTAAATCACTCAAAAAGCATTCTACGAAGGTGCAACAAGAGCAGGGAAAGTTTCTCTCATTGATAGAGGAAACGGTGGGGGGTTTGCGTGTAGTGAAGGCATTCAATGCGGAGGGTATTTTTGCTAAGAAGTTCAATGAGTCGAGTAATCTTTTTAGCCGTATGAGCAATGGGTTGATGAATCGCCAGAACCTTGCCTCCCCTACCAGCGAGTTCCTTGGGATATTAATGATTGCGGTGCTTTTATGGTTTGGGGGTATGTTGGTATTAGACAGTAAAACGCTTGATGGCACGCAGTTTATAGCCTTTATGGGCTTGGCATATAACATTCTAACGCCTGCCAAAGCTATCAGCAAGGCATCGTATGATATGCGTAAAGGCAATGCTTCGGCTGAGCGTATCCTTGAGATTCTCGAATATGACAATCCTATTAAGGAAAAGGCTGATGCGGTAGCGATTTCTGATTTTAAGGAGCTTATTTCTCTAAGGCATATCACTTTCAGGTATGACAAGCAGGATGTGCTTACAGACTTTTCACTTGATATACCCAAAGGGAAAACGGTTGCGCTGGTGGGGCAGTCGGGTAGTGGGAAGAGCACGATTGCCAATCTGCTCACGCGCTTCTACGATGTGAATGAGGGAGCAGTGCTCATCGATGGGGTAGATATTCGGGATATGAAAACGAGCAGTTTACGCGCTCTTATCGGTGTAGTTTCGCAGGATTCGATACTTTTTAACGATACGGTGCGCAACAATCTATTGATAGGCAATCCGCAGGCAAGTGCTGAGGAAATCACAGAGGCGGCAAAGGTGGCTAATGCGCTTGAATTTATTGAGAATCTGCCGAGAGGTTTTGAGGCAAATATCGGTGATGGGGGCAGTAAGCTCAGTGGCGGACAAAAACAGCGTTTGAGCATTGCCCGAGCGGTATTGAAGAATCCACCAATAATGATTTTGGATGAAGCAACCTCTGCACTCGATACCGAAAGCGAACGATTGGTGCAAGATGCGCTCGAAAAGATGATGAAAAACCGCACTTCGATTGTCATTGCCCACCGCCTTTCAACCATACAGAATGCTGACCTTATCGTGGTGATGCAGAAGGGCAAAATAGTGGAACAGGGCACCCATATAGAGCTACTACAGCGTGGCGGAATGTATAAGAAACTCGTTGAAATGCAATCGTTTGAGTCGTAA
- a CDS encoding AMP-binding protein, with protein sequence MNDIDYRFIHNDFKINGFSINKNRMIILASAYIKDGEPYRVSVGKFLLDWLDNNDYIEATTSGSTGIPKVIHLKKQNMVNSALATGHFLHLHPKDTALLCLPADFIAGKMMIIRSIVLGLNLDIVQPSSMPLALTHKDYDFSAMIPLQASKSLYDLHRIKKLILGGASIDGELEAKLQSVPTEIYSSYGMTETISHIAMRRVNHSTHHESTYKAMPNVTFSQDDRHCLVIDAPLIADHKVVTNDMVKLLSPTEFEWLGRYDNIINSGGFKVFPESVECKLKKYIKGDYFITKEPDNELGQRAVLYVEGKEEDYATLSHDLYMDKDILKYEVPRKIYFVPEFVYTDNQKIKREDTVKKYAK encoded by the coding sequence ATGAATGATATAGATTACAGATTCATACACAATGATTTTAAAATCAACGGATTTTCTATTAATAAGAACCGTATGATTATCTTAGCCTCCGCGTATATCAAAGATGGCGAGCCTTACCGTGTGTCGGTAGGCAAATTCTTGCTCGATTGGTTGGACAACAACGATTATATCGAGGCCACAACATCTGGTTCGACAGGCATCCCAAAGGTTATCCACCTAAAGAAGCAGAATATGGTCAATTCAGCGCTTGCTACGGGTCATTTTTTGCATTTACACCCCAAGGATACGGCGTTGTTGTGCCTTCCTGCGGACTTTATCGCTGGTAAGATGATGATTATCCGCTCTATTGTGCTCGGTTTGAACTTAGATATCGTACAACCGTCGTCAATGCCGCTTGCTTTGACGCATAAGGATTACGATTTCTCGGCGATGATCCCTTTGCAAGCCTCAAAATCGCTGTACGACTTGCATCGCATTAAGAAACTCATCCTCGGCGGGGCGTCAATCGACGGTGAGCTAGAGGCTAAGTTGCAAAGCGTGCCTACGGAGATCTATTCTTCTTACGGGATGACTGAAACGATCTCGCACATTGCGATGCGCAGAGTTAATCACAGCACTCACCACGAAAGTACTTACAAGGCGATGCCTAACGTTACCTTTTCACAAGACGATCGACACTGCTTGGTGATTGATGCGCCGCTTATCGCGGATCACAAAGTGGTTACCAATGATATGGTCAAGCTCCTCTCCCCTACCGAGTTTGAGTGGTTGGGTAGATACGACAATATCATCAATTCGGGCGGCTTTAAAGTATTCCCTGAGAGCGTGGAGTGCAAGCTAAAGAAGTATATCAAGGGTGATTACTTCATCACCAAGGAGCCCGACAACGAGCTGGGGCAGCGCGCTGTGCTTTACGTTGAAGGCAAGGAAGAGGATTATGCCACCTTGTCGCACGATTTGTATATGGATAAGGATATCTTAAAGTACGAAGTGCCCCGCAAGATATATTTCGTCCCTGAGTTTGTTTACACAGACAATCAGAAGATAAAGCGTGAAGATACGGTAAAGAAATACGCTAAATAA
- a CDS encoding Lrp/AsnC family transcriptional regulator yields MYTLDHIDLMLLDELQQDSKQSIKKLAEKVNLSITPVHERIKKLESLGVIEKYVAVINGKEIGKKLVAYCQVKLLRHQGELFEEFENYIKTLDEVLEASYMAGAYDFLLKLVLNDMDEYQNFVVHKISKLEIIANIQSSFVIQEIKNTSMIKCLRGEAESVITINK; encoded by the coding sequence ATGTACACATTAGACCACATTGATTTGATGTTATTAGACGAGCTACAACAGGATAGTAAACAATCTATCAAGAAGTTAGCGGAGAAAGTAAACCTGTCGATCACTCCTGTGCACGAGCGCATCAAGAAATTGGAGTCGCTGGGCGTCATCGAGAAGTATGTTGCGGTGATCAACGGGAAGGAAATAGGCAAAAAGTTGGTGGCTTACTGCCAAGTGAAGTTGCTTCGACACCAAGGTGAGTTGTTTGAGGAGTTTGAGAATTATATCAAAACGCTCGACGAGGTGCTTGAGGCTTCTTATATGGCGGGGGCTTATGATTTCTTGCTGAAATTGGTGCTCAACGATATGGATGAATACCAGAATTTTGTGGTTCACAAGATTTCTAAGCTGGAAATTATCGCCAATATCCAGAGTTCGTTCGTTATTCAGGAGATTAAGAATACTTCGATGATTAAATGCTTGCGCGGCGAGGCTGAAAGTGTGATAACTATTAATAAATAA
- a CDS encoding deoxynucleoside kinase — MHIAIAGNIGAGKTTLTSLLAKHYHWEAHYEDVVDNPYLDDFYHQMERWSFNLQIYFLNSRFRQILDFRERGNDIIQDRTIYEDAHIFAPNLHEMGLMTGRDFENYRSLFTLMERLVLPPDLLIYLRSSVPNLVNQIQKRGREYENSISIDYLNRLNERYEKWIKEYDKGKLLIIDVDHINFVDNPEDLGDIINKVDGLLYGLF, encoded by the coding sequence ATGCACATAGCCATTGCAGGAAATATAGGTGCAGGCAAGACGACGCTTACCTCGCTTTTGGCAAAGCATTACCATTGGGAGGCGCATTACGAGGATGTGGTGGATAATCCGTACTTGGACGACTTTTACCACCAGATGGAGCGTTGGAGTTTTAACTTGCAGATCTATTTTCTTAACAGTCGGTTCCGCCAGATATTGGATTTTCGCGAACGTGGCAATGATATTATCCAAGACCGTACCATTTACGAGGATGCGCATATTTTTGCGCCGAACTTGCACGAAATGGGGCTAATGACGGGGCGCGATTTTGAGAATTATCGCTCGCTCTTCACGCTGATGGAGCGTTTGGTGCTGCCGCCGGATTTGTTGATATATCTGCGCAGTTCGGTGCCTAATTTGGTGAATCAGATCCAAAAACGCGGGCGTGAGTATGAGAATTCGATCTCTATCGACTATCTCAACCGCCTTAATGAGCGTTACGAGAAGTGGATTAAGGAGTACGACAAGGGTAAGTTGCTCATTATTGATGTTGATCATATCAATTTCGTGGATAATCCTGAGGATTTGGGTGATATTATCAACAAAGTAGATGGTTTATTATACGGATTGTTTTAA
- a CDS encoding N-acetylglucosamine kinase, whose translation MILIIDSGATKADWTALNSKGEKLFFTQTLGLSPEVLTEEIFVERITTNYQLFENRNAIAEVYFYGAGCGTERARLFAQRCLTTIFKNAKIEVKEDTFAAVFATTKPEDKAIVCIMGTGSNCSYWNGKELEQAVDSLGYILMDESSGNYYGKRLIIDYFFKRMPAELCAKFESQYELNSDTVKNHLYKMPNPNSYLASFAKFIVENKNHEYCRALVKRGMQLFVDHWISQYEARYEVPINFVGSIAFFLQDILEEVLTENNLKIGTVLRKPIDGLVAFHVNKYFQ comes from the coding sequence ATGATATTAATTATTGACAGTGGCGCTACCAAGGCAGACTGGACAGCCTTGAATAGCAAAGGAGAGAAATTATTCTTCACCCAAACATTGGGGCTAAGCCCTGAGGTGCTCACCGAAGAAATCTTCGTAGAACGTATCACCACTAACTACCAGCTCTTCGAAAACCGCAATGCCATCGCTGAGGTTTACTTCTACGGAGCAGGTTGCGGCACCGAGCGCGCGCGTTTGTTCGCACAACGCTGCCTTACAACCATCTTCAAGAATGCGAAGATCGAAGTTAAGGAAGATACGTTTGCAGCCGTATTCGCAACTACCAAACCGGAGGACAAAGCCATCGTCTGCATTATGGGGACAGGCTCTAACTGCTCCTATTGGAATGGTAAAGAACTCGAACAAGCCGTTGACTCATTAGGTTACATCCTTATGGACGAATCAAGTGGCAACTACTATGGCAAACGCCTGATCATCGATTACTTCTTCAAGCGTATGCCTGCCGAACTATGCGCTAAGTTCGAGAGCCAGTACGAACTCAACTCCGATACCGTGAAAAACCATCTCTACAAGATGCCTAACCCCAACAGCTACTTAGCCAGCTTTGCAAAGTTCATCGTTGAGAACAAAAACCACGAATACTGCCGAGCATTGGTAAAACGCGGGATGCAGCTCTTCGTCGACCACTGGATTTCACAGTACGAAGCCCGTTACGAAGTGCCTATCAACTTCGTAGGAAGCATCGCATTCTTCCTTCAAGACATCTTGGAAGAAGTGCTCACCGAAAACAACCTGAAAATAGGCACCGTACTGCGCAAGCCAATCGACGGATTGGTCGCTTTCCACGTAAACAAGTATTTCCAATAG
- the gap gene encoding type I glyceraldehyde-3-phosphate dehydrogenase, protein MSVLKIGINGFGRIGRLVFRAAYERQDVEIVGINDLLDVDYIAYLLKYDSVHGRFKGKVEVKDGHLVVDGKTVRITAEKDPNNLKWNEIGATVVAECTGIFTTLEKAQAHINAGAKKVVISAPSADAPMFVMGVNHKSAKASDTIVSNASCTTNCLAPVAKVLHDNFGIEEALMTTVHATTATQLTVDGPSKKDWRGGRSALNNIIPSTTGAAKAVGKVIPELNGKLTGMAFRVPTADVSVVDLTFRTKKATTLDAINAAMKKASEGELKGILGYTDELVVSQDFVGCKNTSTFDAKAGIGLSENFFKVVSWYDNEVGYSNKLVDLAQHIASL, encoded by the coding sequence ATGTCAGTATTAAAAATTGGAATTAACGGATTTGGACGCATTGGTCGTTTGGTGTTCCGTGCAGCTTATGAAAGACAAGATGTAGAAATCGTTGGTATCAACGACTTGCTCGATGTAGATTACATCGCTTACTTATTGAAATACGATTCAGTACACGGCAGATTTAAAGGCAAAGTAGAGGTAAAAGACGGTCATTTGGTGGTTGACGGCAAAACCGTACGTATCACTGCTGAGAAAGACCCTAACAACCTTAAGTGGAACGAAATCGGGGCAACCGTAGTGGCTGAATGTACAGGTATCTTCACTACCCTTGAGAAAGCGCAAGCACACATCAACGCGGGTGCTAAGAAGGTAGTTATTTCAGCACCATCAGCTGATGCGCCTATGTTCGTAATGGGGGTAAACCACAAGAGTGCAAAGGCAAGCGACACCATCGTATCTAACGCATCTTGCACCACAAACTGCTTGGCACCCGTTGCAAAAGTGCTTCACGACAACTTCGGCATCGAAGAAGCATTGATGACAACCGTACACGCTACTACCGCTACACAGCTTACTGTGGACGGTCCTTCAAAGAAAGACTGGAGAGGTGGTCGTTCAGCCTTGAACAACATCATTCCATCTACAACAGGGGCAGCTAAGGCAGTAGGTAAGGTAATCCCTGAGCTCAACGGCAAACTCACAGGTATGGCATTCCGCGTACCAACTGCGGACGTATCAGTAGTAGACCTTACTTTCCGCACTAAGAAAGCCACTACATTAGACGCAATCAACGCTGCAATGAAAAAGGCTTCAGAGGGCGAATTGAAAGGTATTTTAGGCTACACTGACGAGCTGGTGGTATCACAAGACTTCGTAGGTTGCAAAAACACCTCTACTTTTGATGCAAAAGCAGGTATTGGACTTAGCGAGAACTTCTTCAAGGTAGTATCTTGGTACGATAATGAAGTAGGCTATTCAAACAAGTTGGTTGATTTGGCTCAACATATCGCGAGCTTATAG
- the pfkA gene encoding 6-phosphofructokinase, whose translation MSIKKVAVLTSGGDAPGMNAAIRAVVRTCAYHKVGVVGVYRGYQGMIEGDFEEMNARSVRDIINRGGTILKSARSKDFRTPEGRKVAYENLKKAGVDALVVIGGDGSFTGALLFNKEFGFPVIGIPGTIDNDIYGSDFTLGYDTALNTVIEAIDKIRDTASSHNRLFFIEVMGRDAGHIALNSGVGAGAEEILIPEENIGLKHLLESLEKSRKAGKTSSLVVVAEGDKIGKNVFELKEYVEENHPDYDVRVSVLGHMQRGGAPSCFDRVLASRMGVKAVESLLEGKSNYMVGIRNQKMELTPLEKAIKGSTAVDPELLRVAEIMAT comes from the coding sequence ATGTCAATTAAGAAAGTAGCAGTACTTACTTCAGGGGGAGACGCCCCTGGTATGAACGCCGCTATCCGTGCAGTGGTGCGCACGTGTGCTTACCACAAGGTGGGAGTTGTAGGCGTGTATCGCGGCTATCAGGGAATGATAGAAGGCGATTTTGAAGAGATGAACGCACGCAGCGTTCGCGATATTATTAACAGAGGGGGAACAATCCTCAAATCAGCGCGCTCCAAGGACTTTAGGACGCCTGAAGGTCGTAAGGTGGCTTACGAAAACTTGAAAAAAGCGGGTGTAGATGCGCTGGTGGTCATCGGGGGTGATGGTTCTTTCACGGGGGCACTGCTCTTCAACAAAGAGTTCGGATTCCCTGTGATCGGTATTCCAGGGACGATCGACAACGACATCTACGGTAGCGATTTTACTTTGGGCTACGACACCGCACTCAACACAGTGATTGAGGCAATCGACAAGATTAGAGATACAGCAAGCTCGCACAACCGCCTTTTCTTTATCGAAGTGATGGGGCGCGATGCGGGGCACATCGCACTGAACTCGGGTGTGGGCGCAGGTGCTGAGGAAATATTGATACCTGAGGAAAACATCGGGCTGAAGCACTTGTTGGAGTCGCTTGAGAAGAGCCGCAAGGCAGGAAAGACTTCAAGCCTTGTAGTAGTAGCCGAAGGTGATAAGATCGGCAAGAATGTATTCGAATTGAAAGAATACGTAGAAGAAAATCACCCTGATTACGACGTACGCGTATCGGTGCTCGGACATATGCAGCGTGGGGGTGCCCCAAGTTGCTTCGACCGTGTGCTGGCGAGCCGTATGGGCGTGAAAGCTGTGGAGTCGCTCTTAGAGGGCAAGTCAAACTATATGGTGGGTATCCGCAACCAGAAGATGGAACTTACTCCTCTTGAAAAAGCCATCAAAGGCAGCACTGCGGTAGACCCTGAACTGCTGAGGGTTGCTGAAATTATGGCAACTTAG
- a CDS encoding tetratricopeptide repeat protein has protein sequence MKKVLFLLTIVISCYLQAQETPFETLLKKAQKGDAQAQYEVADRYDKGRGTELNYKEAFKWYKKAAEKGQLDAQFKLIDIYSTHIKNEKKAHQWTKRFLKRANAQSEKNDAKAMYLLALYYNSQSQQLFKKAVKQQEAKVKDGDAKAAYELAQMYDNKLNNQGAAKKWYEKAAQYGDSEAQYKTGMLYLQLQNRKKAIFWLKKALANQDIAGYTKILANNELRRIDKGYARTHKKMDGAMYGDMPIPDYEEE, from the coding sequence ATGAAGAAAGTTTTATTCCTACTTACAATCGTGATTTCGTGCTATCTACAAGCACAAGAAACGCCTTTTGAAACCCTTTTGAAGAAGGCTCAAAAAGGCGATGCCCAAGCCCAATACGAGGTAGCTGACCGCTATGACAAGGGGCGGGGTACCGAACTTAATTACAAAGAGGCTTTTAAATGGTATAAAAAAGCAGCAGAAAAAGGGCAGCTTGACGCTCAGTTTAAGCTCATTGACATATACAGCACTCATATTAAGAATGAGAAAAAGGCACACCAGTGGACTAAACGCTTCTTAAAGCGTGCCAATGCCCAGTCTGAAAAGAATGATGCTAAGGCTATGTATCTATTGGCATTGTATTACAATAGCCAAAGTCAGCAACTCTTTAAGAAAGCTGTAAAACAACAAGAAGCAAAGGTAAAAGACGGTGATGCAAAGGCAGCTTATGAGCTTGCCCAGATGTATGACAATAAGCTCAACAACCAAGGAGCTGCTAAGAAATGGTATGAAAAGGCAGCTCAGTATGGTGATAGCGAGGCACAGTACAAAACAGGAATGCTCTACTTGCAGTTGCAGAACCGAAAGAAAGCTATCTTCTGGCTTAAAAAAGCCCTTGCAAATCAAGATATAGCAGGCTATACAAAGATATTAGCCAACAACGAGCTCCGCCGTATAGATAAGGGTTATGCCCGCACACACAAGAAGATGGATGGTGCTATGTATGGCGATATGCCTATACCTGACTATGAAGAGGAGTAA
- the mtaB gene encoding tRNA (N(6)-L-threonylcarbamoyladenosine(37)-C(2))-methylthiotransferase MtaB — protein sequence MLSTIDKKRVAFYTLGCKLNFSETSTIARSFEEEGYIRVDFEDPADIYVINTCSVTDNADKQFKQIVRKALKVNDKAFVAAVGCYAQLKPEELAQVDGVDLVLGAKEKFNITQYIDDLTKNNEGIVHSCEIAETDFYVGSYSLGDRTRAFLKVQDGCDYKCTYCTIPMARGISRSDTIENILANAKKIAAQDIKEIVLTGVNIGDYGKGEFGNKKHEHTFLELVQALDEVEGIARLRISSIEPNLLKDETIDFIAQSKAFVPHFHIPLQSGSNDILKKMKRRYLRELYSSRIAKIRSVMPDACIGVDVIVGFPSETDEHFLETYHFLNELDISYLHVFTYSERDNTEAVLMGGVVPDVVRAKRSKMLRGLSAKKRNAFYESQLGKERTVLFESDNKQGYIHGFTENYVKVKAPWNPMLVNTLHRVRLTKIDTDGLVRFDFLDAVPE from the coding sequence ATGCTTTCGACTATTGATAAAAAGAGGGTTGCCTTTTACACCCTCGGCTGTAAGCTGAACTTCTCAGAGACTTCCACCATTGCGCGGAGCTTTGAGGAAGAGGGCTATATTAGGGTTGATTTTGAAGACCCTGCGGATATTTATGTCATCAACACCTGCTCGGTAACCGATAATGCCGATAAGCAGTTTAAGCAGATCGTGCGCAAAGCCCTCAAGGTAAACGACAAGGCATTTGTGGCAGCGGTGGGTTGCTATGCGCAACTGAAGCCGGAGGAACTTGCCCAAGTAGACGGGGTAGACCTCGTGCTGGGGGCTAAGGAGAAGTTTAACATCACCCAATACATAGACGACCTGACGAAGAACAACGAGGGCATCGTACACTCTTGCGAGATTGCCGAAACAGACTTCTACGTGGGCAGCTACTCGTTAGGCGATCGTACGCGAGCTTTCCTGAAGGTGCAGGACGGTTGCGACTACAAGTGCACTTATTGCACTATCCCAATGGCGCGGGGTATCTCGCGCAGTGATACGATTGAGAATATCCTTGCCAATGCTAAGAAAATAGCGGCGCAAGACATCAAAGAGATTGTACTCACAGGGGTGAATATCGGCGACTATGGCAAGGGTGAGTTTGGCAATAAGAAGCACGAGCATACGTTCTTAGAACTCGTGCAGGCGTTAGATGAGGTAGAGGGCATTGCACGCTTGCGTATCTCCTCCATAGAACCTAATCTCTTGAAGGACGAAACGATTGACTTCATAGCACAGTCCAAAGCCTTTGTGCCGCACTTTCACATTCCTTTGCAGAGTGGTAGCAATGATATCCTTAAGAAGATGAAACGCCGCTATCTGCGGGAGCTTTACAGCAGTAGAATAGCGAAGATACGCTCGGTGATGCCCGATGCTTGTATAGGGGTAGATGTGATTGTAGGCTTCCCTAGCGAGACAGATGAGCACTTCTTGGAGACATATCACTTTCTCAATGAGCTGGATATCTCTTACTTACACGTATTTACCTATTCGGAGCGTGACAATACGGAGGCGGTGCTAATGGGTGGCGTAGTGCCTGATGTGGTACGCGCCAAACGCAGCAAGATGCTCCGTGGGCTTTCGGCTAAGAAGCGCAATGCCTTCTATGAGAGCCAGCTGGGTAAGGAGCGCACGGTGCTCTTTGAGAGCGACAATAAGCAAGGCTATATACACGGCTTTACGGAGAACTACGTGAAAGTAAAAGCCCCTTGGAACCCAATGCTGGTAAACACTTTACACCGCGTACGCCTCACCAAGATAGATACCGATGGGTTGGTACGCTTTGACTTCTTAGACGCTGTGCCTGAATAA